The Impatiens glandulifera chromosome 8, dImpGla2.1, whole genome shotgun sequence genome includes a window with the following:
- the LOC124912666 gene encoding probable pre-mRNA-splicing factor ATP-dependent RNA helicase DEAH4, with protein sequence MANLPIVQFEDKILDTVEKHPVVVIIGQTGSGKSTQLSQMLHRKGYSKSGIIAVTQPRRVAAVSVSRRVAQEMDVPLGEEVGYAIRFEDRTSEKTTIKYLTDGVLLRESLSNPELNQYSVIILDEAHERSLNTDILMGLMKRLIKLRSSNLKVLITSATLDGEKVSRFFSNCPVLNVPGKLFPVNILYTPEKPLSYLESALETAMAIHVKEAKGDVLIFMTGQDDIEKLVKKLEERVQSLEEGSCMDAIILPLHGSLPPQMQVRVFNPPPENCRRFIVATNIAETSLTVDGVVFVIDSGYVKQRQYNPSSGMYSLDIVQISKVQADQRAGRAGRTGPGKCHRLYPSRYYNEEFIDATIPEIQRSSLAGTVLYLKSLDLPDIDILKFDFLDPPSSDSLEDALKQLYLIDAIEDDGTITSIGRTMAELPLEPSLSRTLLEANNYGCLSQALSVAAMLSAETSLFPGKSKKRKDRDQDHDHHDPVLPNGSGFGDHIQLLQIYDLWDEHDFDVKWCKDNNLQVRGMLFVKDVRKQLSQIMQKMERKERRGRKERDFDLYTKLRKALCVGYANQLAERMIRHNGYKTMGFKSQLVQVHPSSVLEADEEGMFPNYVVYHELIATTRPFLRNVCAVEMEWVRPILSKLEKVDVKKLSGGSHQPAAEEAKESLLPGKDEAIIIAKPAAADDDPQSRIQAAKDRFLARKGKK encoded by the coding sequence ATGGCTAACCTTCCGATCGTCCAATTTGAAGACAAGATCTTAGATACAGTTGAGAAACACCCAGTTGTAGTTATCATAGGACAGACTGGTTCCGGAAAAAGCACCCAACTCTCCCAGATGCTCCACAGAAAAGGCTACTCCAAATCCGGCATCATCGCCGTAACTCAGCCTCGACGAGTCGCAGCAGTGTCTGTCTCAAGACGGGTTGCTCAGGAAATGGATGTACCACTTGGAGAAGAAGTAGGATACGCTATACGATTTGAAGACAGAACTTCAGAGAAAACAACTATAAAGTACCTCACTGATGGAGTCCTTCTCCGTGAAAGCCTCTCTAACCCTGAACTCAATCAATATTCCGTCATCATCTTAGATGAAGCTCACGAAAGAAGTCTTAACACTGATATATTAATGGGTTTGATGAAGAGGTTGATTAAACTACGGTCATCTAATCTAAAGGTTTTAATCACATCAGCTACCCTCGACGGTGAAAAAGTGTCGAGATTCTTCTCAAATTGCCCTGTATTGAATGTCCCAGGTAAATTATTCCCTGTAAATATCCTATACACCCCAGAAAAGCCATTAAGTTATCTTGAATCCGCCTTGGAAACTGCCATGGCTATACATGTTAAAGAGGCAAAAGGAGATGTATTAATATTCATGACTGGACAGGATGATATTGAGAAACTAGTTAAGAAGTTGGAAGAAAGAGTCCAAAGTCTTGAAGAAGGTTCATGTATGGATGCTATTATCCTTCCCCTTCATGGTTCCTTGCCACCTCAAATGCAGGTGCGTGTATTCAATCCTCCACCTGAAAACTGTAGACGGTTTATTGTCGCCACAAATATAGCTGAAACTTCTTTGACTGTTGACGGTGTTGTGTTCGTAATTGATTCTGGTTATGTTAAGCAAAGGCAATATAACCCCTCTTCCGGCATGTATTCACTTGATATTGTTCAAATTAGTAAAGTACAGGCAGACCAACGAGCAGGACGAGCTGGAAGAACCGGTCCCGGAAAATGCCATCGATTATACCCTTCCAGATACTACAACGAAGAATTCATAGATGCGACAATCCCCGAGATTCAGCGATCTTCTCTCGCTGGAACTGTACTTTACTTAAAATCCCTTGACCTTCCAGATATCGATATTCTCAAATTCGATTTTCTTGACCCCCCTTCATCTGATTCTTTAGAGGATGCCTTAAAGCAGCTATATCTTATCGATGCTATAGAGGATGATGGAACAATTACAAGTATTGGTCGAACAATGGCTGAGCTTCCATTGGAGCCGTCGCTCTCCAGGACTTTGTTAGAGGCGAATAATTACGGTTGCTTATCACAAGCATTGTCGGTTGCTGCTATGCTTTCGGCTGAAACATCGTTATTTCCTGGAAAAAGCAAGAAGAGGAAGGATCGTGATCAAGATCATGATCATCATGATCCAGTGCTTCCTAATGGGTCTGGTTTTGGAGACCATATTCAACTGTTACAGATCTATGATTTATGGGATGAGCATGATTTTGATGTGAAGTGGTGTAAAGATAACAATTTACAAGTAAGAGGAATGTTGTTTGTTAAGGATGTTAGGAAGCAACTATCTCAAATAATGCAGAAGATGGAAAGAAAGGAGAGACGGGGAAGGAAAGAAAGAGATTTCGATTTGTACACGAAACTGAGGAAAGCTTTATGCGTTGGATATGCGAATCAGCTTGCTGAAAGGATGATTCGTCATAATGGATATAAAACTATGGGTTTTAAGTCTCAGCTTGTTCAGGTTCATCCGTCGTCTGTATTGGAAGCGGATGAAGAGGGGATGTTTCCAAATTATGTTGTGTATCACGAACTCATAGCGACCACACGTCCTTTCTTGAGGAATGTTTGCGCGGTTGAGATGGAATGGGTTAGGCCGATCTTGAGTAAGCTTGAGAAAGTAGATGTTAAGAAGCTGAGTGGAGGATCTCATCAGCCAGCAGCTGAAGAAGCGAAGGAAAGTTTGTTGCCAGGAAAAGATGAAGCCATCATTATTGCTAAGCCTGCTGCTGCTGATGATGACCCTCAGAGTAGAATACAAGCTGCGAAGGATCGATTTCTTGCTCGTAAAGGAAAGAAATGA
- the LOC124912667 gene encoding protein DETOXIFICATION 33-like produces METNNTPLLLHSSKAEEEAKPEQPVVTRYWNDFSDESNRLWRIAGPAIFTAICQYSLGALTQTFAGLLSDVDLAAVAVENSVIAGFAFGFMLGMGSALETLCGQAFGAGQINMLGVYMQRSWVILLTTACLLIPVYIYSPPLLVLVGQSEEISQAAGKFAIWMIPQLFAYAVNFPIQKFLQAQRKLAVMAWVSAIVLVIHAFFSWLLIMKLKWGLVGAAITLNGSWWLVVLGQFIYIVYTKCDGAWSGFSWLAFTNLWGFIKLSLASAVMLCLEFWYLMLLIVITGRLDNPLIPVDAVSICMNIQGWDAMIAIGFNAAISVRVSNELGAGNARLAKVAVVVVSTTCMAIGVVCFAIVLATRDYFPYLFTTSEPVAKETTRLAIMLAFTVLLNGLQPVLSGVAVGAGWQTLVAYINIGSYYLVGLPLGILFGFTFGFGAEGIWGGMLGGICLQTIILIGVTSARNWAKEAEEAENRVKRWGGSAAEKH; encoded by the exons ATGGAGACTAACAACACGCCGCTTCTACTACACAGCAGCAAAGCTGAAGAAGAAGCTAAACCAGAGCAGCCGGTAGTTACCAGGTATTGGAACGATTTCTCCGATGAATCAAACCGTCTATGGAGGATAGCAGGACCTGCAATCTTCACCGCCATATGTCAGTATTCACTCGGTGCTCTAACACAGACATTCGCCGGACTCCTAAGTGATGTCGATCTCGCCGCCGTCGCTGTTGAAAATTCCGTCATCGCCGGTTTCGCTTTCGGTTTCATG TTGGGAATGGGGAGTGCATTGGAGACACTATGTGGACAAGCATTTGGTGCTGGACAGATCAATATGCTTGGGGTGTATATGCAGCGGTCTTGGGTGATTTTGCTGACTACCGCTTGCCTTTTGATTCCAGTCTATATTTACTCGCCTCCACTTCTGGTCTTAGTTGGACAATCGGAGGAAATATCTCAAGCTGCTG GAAAATTTGCTATTTGGATGATTCCACAGCTGTTTGCATATGCTGTGAACTTTCCAATACAGAAGTTCTTGCAGGCACAGAGAAAGTTGGCAGTGATGGCTTGGGTATCGGCAATTGTGCTGGTTATTCATGCTTTTTTCAGTTGGCTGCTCATTATGAAGCTCAAGTGGGGCCTTGTTGGAGCTGCAATCACTCTCAACGGATCCTGGTGGTTGGTAGTCCTAGGCCAGTTTATCTACATTGTATACACTAAGTGTGATGGTGCCTGGTCTGGTTTCTCATGGCTTGCATTTACCAACCTTTGGGGCTTTATCAAGCTCTCTCTTGCCTCTGCTGTCATGTTATG CCTGGAATTCTGGTACCTGATGCTTCTTATTGTGATTACTGGCCGTCTGGATAATCCTTTGATACCAGTTGATGCAGTCTCTATTtg CATGAATATTCAAGGATGGGATGCTATGATTGCAATTGGATTCAATGCAGCCATAAG CGTGAGAGTTTCAAACGAGCTTGGAGCAGGCAATGCGAGATTGGCCAAAGTTGCAGTTGTTGTGGTTTCGACAACTTGTATGGCAATAGGAGTCGTTTGTTTTGCTATCGTATTAGCGACTAGAGACTATTTCCCTTACCTATTCACCACGAGCGAACCGGTGGCCAAAGAAACTACAAGGCTTGCCATCATGCTTGCGTTTACTGTTCTCTTAAATGGCCTTCAACCAGTCTTATCAG gaGTTGCTGTTGGAGCTGGATGGCAAACTCTTGTTGCATACATTAACATTGGAAGCTACTATCTCGTTGGGTTGCCTCTGGGCATTCTGTTTGGCTTCACATTTGGTTTTGGAGCTGAG GGAATATGGGGAGGAATGCTTGGAGGCATCTGCTTGCAGACAATAATACTGATCGGGGTTACCTCAGCTAGAAACTGGGCTAAAGAA gccgaagaagcagaaaACCGAGTAAAGAGATGGGGAGGTTCGGCTGCTGAAAAACACTAA
- the LOC124912048 gene encoding uncharacterized protein LOC124912048: MIFRLCPNSPVNDCFFSLFIEMFEAVETSINGGFPHLQSYGDSSEEELSVLPRHTKVVVTGNNRTKSVLVGLQGVVKKAVGLGGWHWLVLTNGIEVKLQRNALSVIEAPTGNEEDDDLEFDNIPWNCSASDDTQQKSYRSRRHRLNRWSGSSHRTMSTSFTYESQSKGSVCPTRGSKIDLSKLEMTALLRYWRHFNLVDAIPNPSKEQLVDVVQRHFMSQQIDELQVIVGFAKAAKRLKKVCK, encoded by the exons ATGATCTTTCGATTATGTCCAAATTCGCCTGTTAACGACTGTTTTTTCTCACTATTTATTGAAATGTTTGAAGCTGTAGAGACTTCCATCAATGGCGGATTTCCTCACTTACAAAGTTACGGTGATAGCAGTGAAGAAGAACTATCTGTTCTTCCTCGTCATACTAAGGTTGTTGTCACTGGTAACAACCGAACAAAATCAGTCCTAGTTGGTTTACAAGGTGTTGTTAAAAAAGCTGTTGGTCTTGGCGGTTGGCATTGGCTG GTTTTGACAAATGGAATTGAAGTAAAATTACAAAGGAATGCATTGAGTGTGATTGAAGCTCCAACTGgtaatgaagaagatgatgatctTGAATTCGACAATATACCATGGAATTGTTCAG CATCTGATGATACTCAACAAAAGTCCTATAGATCAAGAAGACATCGTTTGAATAGATGGTCAGGATCATCTCACAGGACAATGAGCACTTCTTTCACCTATGAATCTCAATCCAAGGGTTCGGTTTGCCCTACTCGTGGCTCTAAGATTGACCTTAGTAAACTAGAGATGACTGCGTTATTGAGATATTGGCGTCACTTCAATTTG GTTGATGCTATTCCTAATCCATCCAAGGAACAACTTGTTGATGTTGTCCAGAGGCATTTCATGTCGcag CAAATTGATGAATTGCAAGTAATAGTGGGATTTGCGAAAGCTGCGAAGAGACTTAAGAAGGTCTGCAAATAA